The following coding sequences lie in one Amycolatopsis cihanbeyliensis genomic window:
- the dapE gene encoding succinyl-diaminopimelate desuccinylase, whose product MSTLDLHADPAEITAALVDIASVSGAEAEIADAVETALRAQAPHLEVVRNGAAVLARTRLGRPSRVVLAGHLDTVPVNENLPLHRTGSGAGEVLHGLGTVDMKGGDAVFLHLAAAVTEPRHDLTFVFYDCEEVEAARNGLGRIERELPDWLRGDLAVVGEPSNAVIEAGCQGTLRAELRRAGTRAHTARAWMGENAIHGLAEPLRRLAEYRPRVVDIDGLTYREGLQAVRVAGGVAGNVVPDEAVLTVNHRFAPDRSPEQAERHVREVLDGFELSVVDVSGGALPGLHAPVVAELVAAAGGHAAAKLGWTDVARFAALGMPAVNLGPGDPTLAHTRQEHVAAAEIRTVADVLRAFVEVRR is encoded by the coding sequence GTGAGCACCCTTGACCTGCATGCCGACCCGGCCGAGATCACCGCGGCGCTGGTGGACATCGCCAGCGTCTCCGGGGCGGAGGCGGAGATCGCCGACGCCGTCGAGACCGCCCTGCGTGCCCAGGCACCGCATCTGGAGGTGGTGCGCAACGGCGCGGCCGTACTCGCCCGCACCCGGCTCGGCCGACCGTCCAGAGTGGTGCTGGCCGGGCACCTGGACACCGTGCCGGTCAACGAGAACCTGCCGCTGCACCGCACCGGCTCCGGTGCCGGGGAGGTCCTGCACGGGCTCGGCACGGTGGACATGAAGGGCGGGGACGCGGTGTTCCTGCATCTCGCCGCCGCCGTCACCGAGCCCCGGCACGACCTGACCTTCGTCTTCTACGACTGCGAGGAGGTCGAGGCCGCCCGCAACGGGCTCGGCCGGATCGAGCGCGAGCTGCCGGACTGGTTGCGCGGCGACCTCGCGGTGGTGGGCGAACCGTCCAACGCGGTCATCGAGGCCGGCTGCCAGGGAACCCTGCGAGCCGAACTGCGCCGCGCGGGTACGCGGGCGCACACGGCGCGGGCCTGGATGGGCGAGAACGCGATCCACGGGCTGGCCGAACCGCTGCGCAGGCTCGCCGAGTACCGGCCGCGGGTGGTGGACATCGACGGCCTGACCTACCGCGAGGGCCTGCAGGCGGTGCGGGTGGCCGGTGGGGTGGCCGGCAACGTGGTTCCGGACGAGGCCGTGCTGACGGTGAACCACCGCTTCGCGCCGGACCGGAGCCCCGAGCAGGCCGAGCGGCATGTGCGCGAGGTCCTCGACGGCTTCGAGCTGTCCGTTGTGGACGTATCGGGTGGCGCGCTGCCGGGGCTGCACGCGCCGGTGGTGGCCGAGCTGGTGGCTGCGGCGGGTGGGCACGCGGCTGCCAAGCTCGGCTGGACCGACGTGGCGCGGTTCGCCGCGCTCGGTATGCCCGCCGTGAACCTCGGCCCCGGCGACCCCACGCTGGCGCACACCCGGCAGGAGCACGTGGCGGCCGCCGAGATCCGTACGGTCGCCGATGTGCTGCGCGCCTTTGTCGAAGTGCGGCGCTGA
- a CDS encoding TIGR00730 family Rossman fold protein translates to MTDRQVEGQVEDAEHPPERHRGPVVLRRSRRAEDSTTDQRLLDSRGPSDWVHTDPWRVLRIQAEFVEGFGALAEVPRAVTVFGSARTPREHPEYEAGRKIGAALANSGFAAITGGGPGSMEAVNRGASEAGGLSIGLGIELPFEQGMNPWVDLGVNFRYFFTRKTMFIKYAQAFICLPGGFGTLDELFEALTLVQTKKVTKFPVVLFGSSYWGGLHDWIRDTVLSEGKIGARDAALLHLTDDIDDAVQIVLEAYRAWEETH, encoded by the coding sequence GTGACCGATCGGCAGGTCGAGGGCCAGGTCGAGGACGCCGAGCACCCGCCGGAACGGCACCGGGGGCCGGTGGTGCTCCGGCGGTCCCGGCGGGCCGAGGACAGCACCACCGACCAGCGGCTGCTCGACTCGCGGGGCCCGAGCGACTGGGTGCACACCGACCCGTGGCGGGTGCTGCGGATCCAGGCGGAGTTCGTCGAGGGCTTCGGCGCGCTGGCGGAGGTGCCGAGGGCGGTCACCGTGTTCGGCTCCGCCCGCACCCCGCGGGAGCATCCGGAGTACGAGGCGGGCCGCAAGATCGGCGCCGCGCTGGCGAACTCGGGGTTCGCGGCGATCACCGGTGGCGGTCCCGGCTCGATGGAGGCGGTCAACCGCGGGGCGTCCGAGGCCGGTGGCCTTTCCATCGGGCTCGGGATCGAGCTGCCGTTCGAGCAGGGCATGAATCCCTGGGTCGACCTCGGGGTGAACTTCCGCTACTTCTTCACCCGCAAGACCATGTTCATCAAGTATGCCCAGGCTTTCATCTGCCTGCCCGGTGGTTTCGGCACGCTGGACGAGCTGTTCGAGGCGCTGACCCTGGTGCAGACGAAGAAGGTGACCAAGTTCCCCGTGGTGCTGTTCGGCAGCTCGTACTGGGGCGGTCTGCACGACTGGATCCGGGACACCGTGCTCAGCGAGGGCAAGATCGGTGCGCGGGACGCGGCCCTGCTGCACCTCACCGACGACATCGACGACGCGGTCCAGATCGTGCTGGAGGCCTATCGCGCGTGGGAGGAAACGCACTAG
- a CDS encoding TIGR00730 family Rossman fold protein — MKSICVFCGSSDGRGSEYMEQAAALGGMLARRDITLVYGGASVGIMGVVADAALAEGGTVFGVIPEQLVRAEVAHEGLTELHVVADMHQRKAKMSALSDGFLALPGGAGTLEELFEVWTWAQLGLHGKPIGLVDTGGYYRKLVEFVDHMLVEGFLRPSTRELLAVDPDPAVLLDKFAGMDGA, encoded by the coding sequence GTGAAGAGCATCTGCGTGTTCTGCGGCTCGTCCGACGGCCGCGGCTCGGAGTACATGGAACAGGCCGCCGCGCTCGGCGGGATGCTCGCCAGGCGGGACATCACGCTGGTCTACGGCGGCGCGAGCGTGGGCATCATGGGGGTCGTCGCGGACGCCGCGCTGGCTGAGGGCGGCACGGTGTTCGGGGTCATCCCGGAACAACTGGTACGGGCCGAGGTCGCCCACGAGGGGCTGACCGAGCTGCATGTGGTGGCGGACATGCACCAGCGCAAAGCGAAGATGTCCGCGCTGTCCGACGGTTTCCTCGCGCTGCCGGGTGGCGCCGGCACGCTGGAGGAGCTGTTCGAGGTGTGGACCTGGGCGCAGCTGGGCCTGCACGGCAAGCCGATCGGGCTGGTGGACACCGGCGGCTACTACCGCAAGCTGGTCGAGTTCGTCGACCACATGCTCGTCGAGGGATTCCTCCGGCCGAGCACCCGCGAGCTGCTCGCCGTCGACCCCGATCCGGCCGTGTTGCTGGACAAGTTCGCCGGCATGGACGGTGCGTAG
- a CDS encoding lysophospholipid acyltransferase family protein has product MLHTLIRLSLAPLARLVYRPEVSGTELVPAEGPVVLAANHRAAVDTAVLSLVTPRRVRFLGKAEYFTGTGPRGRALAAFLDALGYVPVRRGDAKAGLAALEAGRKVLEAGGVFGIYPEGTRSLDGRLHRGHTGVAALALATGAKVVPVALHGTERVRPAGARLPRVARVRVRFGEPLGFSRYAGLEASPAIRRGVTDEIMYALMELSGQEYVDNYHQRPGEAAA; this is encoded by the coding sequence GTGCTGCACACGCTCATTCGGCTGTCCCTGGCCCCGCTTGCCAGGCTGGTCTACCGGCCCGAGGTGTCCGGGACCGAGCTGGTGCCCGCGGAGGGCCCGGTGGTGCTCGCGGCCAACCACCGGGCGGCCGTCGACACGGCGGTGCTGTCGCTCGTCACGCCGCGCCGGGTGCGGTTCCTCGGCAAGGCCGAGTACTTCACCGGCACGGGCCCGCGGGGGCGGGCGCTGGCGGCGTTCCTCGACGCGCTCGGGTACGTCCCGGTGCGGCGGGGCGATGCCAAGGCGGGGCTCGCCGCGCTGGAGGCAGGCCGCAAGGTGCTGGAAGCGGGCGGCGTGTTCGGGATCTACCCGGAGGGGACGCGCTCGCTGGACGGCAGGCTGCACCGCGGGCACACCGGTGTCGCCGCGCTCGCGCTGGCCACCGGCGCGAAGGTGGTGCCGGTGGCCCTGCACGGCACCGAGCGGGTGCGGCCCGCGGGCGCCCGGCTGCCGCGGGTTGCCAGGGTGCGGGTGCGCTTCGGCGAGCCGCTGGGCTTCTCCCGCTATGCCGGGCTGGAAGCCTCGCCCGCGATCCGGCGCGGGGTGACCGACGAGATCATGTACGCGCTGATGGAGTTGTCCGGCCAGGAGTACGTGGACAACTACCACCAGCGCCCCGGCGAGGCCGCCGCGTAG
- a CDS encoding glucosyl-3-phosphoglycerate synthase, protein MDEAWFARRTWQDPRWPHRDLMRAKGDRTVSVVLPALNEEHTVGAVVGSVLPLLGTLVDEIVVADSGSTDRTAEAAAAAGARVVHREDVLPEFEPLPGKGEVLWRSLAATSGDLLVFLDSDLVEPHPDFVPMLLGPLLLAGDVHLVKGFYRRPLRLESDELGTGGGRVTELLARPVLAALRPALSGLVQPLGGEYAASRRLLESVPFAAGYGVEIGLLLDTESRYGLDALAQVNLGVRKHRNRSLLQLGVMARQILGTALDRCGVDVGEAAGLTQFVQVAGEWLPDTQRVLVADRPPMREVLAARG, encoded by the coding sequence ATGGACGAAGCGTGGTTCGCCCGGCGCACCTGGCAGGATCCGCGCTGGCCCCACCGGGACCTCATGCGTGCCAAGGGCGACCGGACCGTCTCGGTGGTGCTGCCCGCGCTGAACGAGGAGCACACCGTCGGTGCCGTGGTCGGTTCGGTGCTCCCGCTGCTCGGCACGCTGGTGGACGAGATCGTGGTCGCCGACTCCGGCTCGACCGACCGCACCGCCGAGGCCGCGGCCGCCGCCGGGGCCAGGGTGGTGCACCGGGAGGACGTGCTGCCGGAGTTCGAACCGCTGCCCGGCAAGGGCGAGGTGCTGTGGCGGTCACTCGCCGCGACCAGCGGTGACCTCCTCGTGTTCCTGGACTCCGATCTGGTCGAGCCGCATCCGGACTTCGTGCCGATGCTGCTCGGCCCGCTGCTGCTGGCCGGGGACGTGCACCTGGTGAAGGGTTTCTACCGGCGCCCGTTGCGGCTGGAGAGTGACGAGTTAGGCACCGGCGGCGGCCGGGTGACCGAGCTGCTGGCCCGCCCGGTGCTGGCCGCGCTGCGCCCCGCGCTGTCCGGGCTGGTGCAGCCGCTCGGCGGGGAGTACGCGGCCAGCAGGCGGTTGCTGGAGTCGGTCCCGTTCGCCGCGGGGTACGGGGTGGAGATCGGCCTGCTGCTGGACACCGAGTCCCGGTACGGGCTGGACGCGCTCGCGCAGGTCAACCTCGGGGTGCGTAAACACCGCAACCGCTCGCTGCTGCAACTGGGGGTGATGGCGCGGCAGATCCTGGGCACGGCGCTGGACCGCTGCGGTGTCGACGTGGGCGAGGCCGCCGGGCTGACCCAGTTCGTGCAGGTCGCGGGGGAGTGGCTGCCGGACACCCAGCGGGTGCTGGTGGCCGATCGGCCGCCGATGCGGGAGGTGCTCGCCGCGCGGGGTTGA
- a CDS encoding DivIVA domain-containing protein, with the protein MTTALIYLIVMLLVAAVVFLLAAVVFGRGEELAPLAPGSSPTRLPAEDLTGEDVTSVKFQLVLRGYKMSEVDWVLRRLGTEIDDLRARIVELEAEREAAR; encoded by the coding sequence GTGACCACCGCGCTGATCTACCTCATCGTCATGCTGCTTGTCGCGGCTGTGGTGTTCCTGCTGGCCGCCGTCGTGTTCGGCAGGGGGGAGGAGCTCGCGCCGCTGGCTCCCGGCAGTTCCCCGACCCGGTTGCCCGCCGAGGACCTGACCGGCGAGGATGTGACCTCGGTGAAGTTCCAGCTCGTGCTGCGTGGGTACAAGATGTCCGAAGTGGACTGGGTGTTGCGGCGACTCGGCACCGAGATCGACGACCTGCGCGCCAGGATCGTCGAACTGGAGGCCGAACGCGAGGCGGCTCGATGA
- a CDS encoding SRPBCC family protein yields MTDVGVSVDVAAPAGTTWLALTDWERQGEWMLGTEVRVVEGNGRSVGSRLAAFTGVARLGFTDTMEITHWEPPIRCTVRHLGKVVRGTGTFHVRENGPHRSVLIWSEQLTLPFGPLGKLGWPVVKPAFSAGLWYSLRHFARFAEHYRMGA; encoded by the coding sequence ATGACCGATGTGGGAGTGTCGGTCGACGTCGCCGCGCCCGCGGGGACCACCTGGCTGGCGCTGACCGACTGGGAGCGCCAGGGCGAGTGGATGCTCGGCACGGAGGTACGGGTGGTCGAGGGCAACGGGCGCAGCGTGGGCTCGCGGCTCGCCGCCTTCACCGGGGTGGCCCGCCTCGGCTTCACCGACACGATGGAGATCACCCACTGGGAACCGCCGATCCGCTGCACGGTGCGGCATCTCGGCAAGGTGGTCCGCGGCACCGGTACCTTTCACGTGCGGGAGAACGGGCCCCACCGGTCCGTGCTGATCTGGTCCGAACAACTGACCCTGCCGTTCGGGCCGCTGGGCAAACTCGGCTGGCCCGTGGTGAAGCCCGCGTTCTCCGCGGGGTTGTGGTACTCGTTACGCCACTTCGCTCGGTTCGCCGAGCACTACCGGATGGGGGCCTGA
- a CDS encoding DNA-3-methyladenine glycosylase I — MELIGADGVPRCSWGNSAPDYATYHDEEWGFPLRGESALFERVTLESFQSGLSWLVILRKRENFRRAFAGFDPERVAQFTDADVSGLLADASIVRNRAKIEAAVTNARATVELDQPLDELLWSFAPDPGSHRRPASMAEMPAVTPESKAMAKTLKKRGFTFVGPTTCYAMMQATGMVDDHVHGCFRAS, encoded by the coding sequence ATGGAACTGATCGGCGCGGACGGCGTACCGCGGTGTTCCTGGGGCAATTCCGCCCCCGACTACGCCACGTACCACGACGAGGAATGGGGTTTCCCGTTGCGCGGGGAGAGCGCCTTGTTCGAGCGGGTCACCCTGGAGTCGTTCCAGTCCGGATTGTCCTGGCTGGTGATCCTGCGCAAGCGGGAGAACTTCCGCAGGGCGTTCGCCGGGTTCGACCCGGAACGGGTGGCCCAATTCACCGACGCCGATGTCAGCGGGTTGCTCGCGGACGCGTCGATCGTGCGCAACCGGGCCAAGATCGAGGCGGCGGTCACCAACGCCCGCGCGACCGTGGAACTGGACCAGCCGCTGGACGAGTTGCTCTGGTCCTTCGCCCCCGACCCCGGCAGCCACCGGCGTCCGGCCTCGATGGCGGAGATGCCCGCGGTGACGCCGGAGTCGAAGGCGATGGCCAAGACGTTGAAGAAGCGCGGTTTCACCTTCGTCGGGCCCACCACCTGCTACGCGATGATGCAGGCCACCGGCATGGTCGACGACCACGTCCATGGCTGCTTCCGCGCCTCGTGA
- a CDS encoding enoyl-CoA hydratase-related protein produces MTTEDVLLTADTDGVRTLTLNRPKSYNSLTVELKERLLDALRAAAAEDTVRAVVLTGAGKAFCAGQDLKEHVGLLQAGDSAPLRTVAEHYNPIVRTIVRMPKPVISAVNGSAAGAGAAFAYASDLRIAATSASFLMAFANVGLGPDSGASWTLQRLVGYGRAAELMLLARTVDAEEALRIGLVGEVVPEGELAERAQQVAARLAAGPTAAYARIKDVLTTAAESTLDEALAAEDAAQAALGATADHSEAVEAFVAKRPPNFTGA; encoded by the coding sequence GTGACGACCGAGGACGTACTGCTGACCGCCGACACCGACGGTGTACGCACGCTGACGCTCAACCGCCCCAAGTCCTACAACTCGTTGACCGTCGAACTCAAGGAGCGGCTGCTGGACGCGCTCCGCGCCGCGGCCGCGGAGGACACGGTGCGTGCGGTCGTGCTCACCGGGGCGGGCAAGGCCTTCTGTGCGGGTCAGGACCTCAAGGAACACGTCGGGCTGCTGCAGGCGGGGGACTCCGCGCCGCTGCGCACGGTCGCCGAGCACTACAACCCGATCGTCCGGACCATCGTGCGGATGCCGAAGCCGGTGATCTCCGCGGTGAACGGCTCCGCGGCCGGCGCGGGCGCCGCCTTCGCCTACGCCAGCGACCTGCGGATCGCGGCGACCTCGGCGAGCTTCCTGATGGCGTTCGCGAACGTCGGCCTCGGCCCCGACTCCGGCGCCTCCTGGACGTTGCAGCGGCTGGTCGGCTACGGCCGGGCGGCGGAGCTGATGCTGCTGGCCCGGACGGTGGACGCCGAGGAGGCGCTGCGGATCGGCCTGGTCGGCGAGGTCGTGCCGGAAGGGGAACTGGCCGAGCGGGCGCAGCAGGTCGCGGCCAGGCTGGCCGCCGGGCCGACGGCCGCCTACGCCCGGATCAAGGACGTGCTGACCACGGCCGCGGAAAGCACCCTGGACGAGGCGCTGGCCGCCGAGGACGCCGCGCAGGCCGCGCTCGGCGCCACCGCGGACCACAGCGAGGCCGTCGAAGCCTTCGTCGCCAAGCGCCCACCGAACTTCACCGGCGCGTAG
- a CDS encoding DUF3117 domain-containing protein produces the protein MAAMKPRTGDGPLEVTKEGRGLVMRVPLEGGGRLVVELSAEEAKDLGAALQEATG, from the coding sequence ATGGCGGCCATGAAGCCTCGGACTGGAGACGGACCCCTCGAAGTGACCAAGGAGGGGCGGGGCCTCGTGATGCGCGTGCCGCTCGAGGGCGGTGGGCGTCTCGTCGTCGAGCTGTCGGCCGAAGAGGCGAAGGACCTCGGAGCTGCGCTGCAGGAGGCCACTGGCTGA
- a CDS encoding LysR family transcriptional regulator, with protein MTDEKADWQLAGDLAPGLALLGVLERTGNLTRAAELLGIPQPTASRRLAALAERVGAPLTAAHGRGIRLTRVGALLAGTAEQALTVLHGGIRQVREEISPERGRVVLGFLHLLGRSYVPELLRRFRTEQPGIRFGLVQGSRQDVLDGLIRHTIDLALVAPVPVHDPALRGHRLDEQELFLSVPATHRLAGRAAVAMSELSAEPFVLLEPGYGLRQITDRLCAAAGFQPEVAFEGQESDTVRGLVAAGFGVALLPRFEPSPPVGVVELPLRPRVTRSIGLAWPADQEPTPAVAAFREFVTGAQPETSSTSVRAANPVPPGTTSE; from the coding sequence GTGACGGATGAGAAGGCGGATTGGCAGCTCGCCGGGGATCTGGCCCCCGGGCTGGCGCTGCTCGGAGTGCTCGAGCGCACAGGGAATCTCACTCGGGCGGCGGAGCTGCTCGGCATCCCGCAACCGACCGCCAGCAGGCGGCTGGCGGCACTGGCCGAGCGGGTCGGCGCGCCGCTCACCGCCGCGCACGGCAGGGGGATCCGGCTGACCAGGGTGGGCGCGCTGCTGGCGGGTACCGCGGAGCAGGCGCTGACCGTCCTGCACGGTGGCATCCGGCAGGTGCGGGAGGAGATCTCGCCGGAACGCGGCCGGGTGGTGCTGGGCTTCCTGCACCTGCTCGGCCGCTCCTACGTGCCGGAGCTGCTGCGCCGCTTCCGCACGGAGCAACCGGGGATCCGGTTCGGCCTGGTGCAGGGCTCCCGGCAGGACGTGCTGGACGGCCTCATCCGCCACACCATCGACCTCGCGCTGGTCGCCCCCGTGCCGGTGCACGATCCCGCGCTGCGCGGGCACCGGCTGGACGAGCAGGAGCTGTTCCTTTCCGTACCCGCGACGCACCGGCTCGCCGGGCGTGCGGCGGTCGCGATGAGCGAGCTGAGCGCGGAGCCTTTCGTGCTGCTCGAGCCGGGCTACGGCCTGCGGCAGATCACCGACCGGCTGTGCGCGGCGGCGGGTTTCCAGCCGGAGGTCGCCTTCGAGGGGCAGGAGTCGGACACCGTGCGCGGGCTGGTCGCGGCGGGGTTCGGGGTCGCGTTGCTGCCCCGGTTCGAGCCCTCGCCGCCCGTCGGCGTGGTCGAGCTACCGCTGCGGCCGAGGGTGACCCGCTCGATCGGGCTGGCCTGGCCCGCCGATCAGGAACCGACCCCCGCGGTCGCGGCCTTCCGCGAGTTCGTCACCGGTGCCCAGCCGGAGACCAGCTCGACCAGCGTGCGCGCGGCGAACCCGGTGCCGCCGGGCACCACCTCGGAGTAG